From Sphingobacteriales bacterium:
TTTCATCCCAAGTCATCAGAGCTGAATGAACATAATACCATTGTTGTAGAAACGGATAGAGGTCATCAGATACTTGTCCGTCAGATAGCAGGGGGGCTGGCAAGGCGTGTCAGGTGCTTTGTCAATGAGAATGAGCAATATAGACAAGGTGATGAGATGGGTTTTATAAAATTTGGGTCAAGGGCAGATGTTTTCATTCCTGATGAATATAAAGTCAGTGTAGTTAAAAATCAGAAAGTCAAGGCAGGCGTAAGTGTTTTGGCTGTGTTAAAAGAAGAATGAGTTTTTTTTGAAAAAAATCATTGCTGTTTAAAAAAAATGCTTTTTCTTTGTGCCATGTCAAAAAGGATACAACATCAGTACGAATTTTCGTTTAAAGCCAAGGAGGAACTGCTGTTCAGTTTTGTTTCTTCTGCGATCAACATGGCCACCTGGTTTTGCGATAAAGTAAATGAAGAAAACGGAAATATTCACTTTTTCTGGAAAGACAGCAATGAGCGGGCTAAAATGATTAAGGTTGTTCCCCGCAAAAGTGTTACTTTCAAATGGATTGAACGTAGTGAGGATGAGTTTCTCCGCTTTGATATTGAAAAAGATGAAATTACCGGTACTACATTATTAATAATCACTGAGTTTGATGAGGAAGACCAGCACGAAGCCGGTAAACAATGGTGGGAAAATACCATTCAGAAATTAAGAAGAAAACTTGGCGGCTAAATGCCAGTTGTTTTCAGCTTTTAAGTTTATCAATTATTTTTGTTGTTGAAAAACCTTCCAGAAAGGGCAATATAATTATTTTCCCCCCTTTTCTTTTAACAATATCAGCACCTGCAATGTCTTCCTCCCTGTAGTCGCCACCCTTAACTAAAATATCAGGTTGCAATTCATTGATAAGCTCATAAGGAGTATCTTCATCAAACAAAACCACCGCATCGACAAAAAACAATGCTGCCAGCAGCAACATCCGTGAGTTCTCGTCATTGACAGGTCTGGCTTTTCCTTTCAGTCTTTTGACAGAGAAATCAGAGTTTACGCCAATAATCAGCTTATCCCCAAGTTCAGATGCTTTGCTGAGGTAGTCGATATGACCTGCATGGAGAATATCAAAACAACCATTTGTAAAAACAATTTTTTTACCCTGGGTTGCCCATTCCTGACATTCTTTTTTCAGTGTATCCCGATTATAGATTTTCAGCTGAATTTTCTGTGAGGCTTTCATTTTTGCTTTTTTTCTGAATGTAATAAAAAATCAAAAAGCAAACAGCACCAACTATAATAATGGTAAGGGTTTGCGAGCTATGAGCAATCAGTGCATACAGTTTTGCTCCTTCTTTGTCAACTTGGTAAATGCCGAGTGCCTGTTCAGCTGCAAAATGATAGGTGCCTATTCCTCCGGGAGAAGGCATGATGAAGCCAAGACTTCCAATGGTCAATACTACCAAACCGGCAGCTAGTGATAACTGGCTTGTTTCGGGCAGTGAAAAAAATACCAGATAGGTCATCAGATAATAAGTAAGCCAGATGAAGAGAGTATGCCCGACAAACTGCCATTTGTTTTTCATGGTTTTAATGGTTTTAATACCCGTATAAAAACCTTTCACTACATCCCGGATTTTGATATAAAC
This genomic window contains:
- the rfaE2 gene encoding D-glycero-beta-D-manno-heptose 1-phosphate adenylyltransferase; this encodes MKASQKIQLKIYNRDTLKKECQEWATQGKKIVFTNGCFDILHAGHIDYLSKASELGDKLIIGVNSDFSVKRLKGKARPVNDENSRMLLLAALFFVDAVVLFDEDTPYELINELQPDILVKGGDYREEDIAGADIVKRKGGKIIILPFLEGFSTTKIIDKLKS